Proteins from one Triticum aestivum cultivar Chinese Spring chromosome 7A, IWGSC CS RefSeq v2.1, whole genome shotgun sequence genomic window:
- the LOC123151987 gene encoding uncharacterized protein — protein sequence MARHVQADHEPADDSGGGAGAALVLWDCGSTLYDSYELTAFKRQLDAAVLACRSLSMPHLPAADPAVQPAGRRKRARRLPALLRRLFSKVLRLASARGARHDRYRAYEGYGHGGYSGTGSPWSGALTSIPEESGGSPEAGSSPVVPGPSALRRAQSERFIGSKTATPMVQFDVVL from the coding sequence ATGGCGAGGCACGTCCAAGCCGATCACGAGCCCGCAGATGacagtggtggtggtgctggtgccgCGCTCGTGCTCTGGGACTGCGGCAGCACGCTCTACGACTCCTACGAGCTCACCGCCTTCAAGCGCCAGCTCGACGCCGCCGTGCTCGCCTGCCGCTCGCTCTCCATGCCGCACCTCCCCGCCGCCGACCCGGCCGTCCAGCCAGCCGGCCGCAGGAAGCGCGCGAGGCGGCTTCCCGCCCTGCTCCGGAGGCTGTTCTCCAAGGTGCTACGGCTGGCGTCGGCGCGCGGGGCGAGACACGACCGCTACCGGGCGTACGAGGGGTACGGCCACGGCGGCTACAGCGGCACGGGGTCGCCGTGGTCCGGGGCGCTGACGTCCATCCCGGAGGAGAGCGGCGGCAGCCCGGAGGCGGGGTCGTCCCCGGTCGTCCCCGGCCCGAGCGCGCTGCGCAGGGCGCAGTCGGAGCGGTTCATCGGCAGCAAGACGGCGACCCCCATGGTGCAATTCGACGTCGTCTTGTAG